Proteins found in one Aspergillus puulaauensis MK2 DNA, chromosome 8, nearly complete sequence genomic segment:
- the DAD4 gene encoding DASH complex subunit DAD4 (COG:D;~EggNog:ENOG410PQR9;~InterPro:IPR013959;~PFAM:PF08650;~go_component: GO:0042729 - DASH complex [Evidence IEA];~go_component: GO:0072686 - mitotic spindle [Evidence IEA];~go_process: GO:0008608 - attachment of spindle microtubules to kinetochore [Evidence IEA]), with protein MESPHEHQQALLLSRIINNVEKLNEAVMVMNKSLQEVNIQNMNVELVAQMFKNYQSNVLFHLEATENLKDPS; from the exons ATG GAAAGCCCACACGAGCATCAGCAAGCTCTTCTTTTATCTCGGATTATCAACAACGTC GAAAAGCTGAACGAGGCTGTCATGGTCATGAATAAAAGCCTGCAG GAGGTCAACATCCAGAACATGAATGTCGAGCTTGTCGCGCAAATGTTCAAGAACTATCAATCAAACGTGCTATTCCACTTGGAGG CCACGGAAAACTTGAAGGACCCATCATGA
- a CDS encoding uncharacterized protein (BUSCO:EOG09264I14;~COG:S;~EggNog:ENOG410PNIM;~InterPro:IPR013272,IPR029525;~PFAM:PF08265;~go_component: GO:0031011 - Ino80 complex [Evidence IEA];~go_process: GO:0006338 - chromatin remodeling [Evidence IEA]) codes for MAPPTPAESEAHQRLLDSLDIAAVPRPFRSQTWKPSQRRNKNVKQLLSDSSRREASSMATQANSGATTPGASATTDGSQTPAEGVQRGANIAQAAQSLQTLVLEKNARAAFSSGPTVTYTNIESAPSLHASQQRPYCDITGLPAAYTDPKTRLRYHDKEVFGVVRTLGQGVPENYLELRAAHVVLK; via the coding sequence ATGGCTCCTCCCACCCCCGCCGAAAGCGAAGCTCATCAGCGACTCCTGGACTCGCTCGACATAGCGGCCGTTCCGCGTCCCTTCCGAAGCCAGACCTGGAAACCTTCTCAGCGACGAAACAAGAACGTCAAGCAGCTTCTCTCCGACAGCTCTAGAAGGGAGGCTTCCTCAATGGCCACCCAGGCAAACTCCGGCGCGACTACCCCTGGAGCTTCCGCCACCACAGATGGGAGCCAGACCCCTGCCGAGGGCGTCCAGCGCGGAGCAAACATCGCTCAGGCCGCACAGAGCCTCCAAACACTTGTTCTAGAGAAGAATGCACGCGCTGCGTTCTCCTCCGGTCCCACCGTAACCTACACAAACATTGAATCTGCTCCTTCGCTTCACGCGTCGCAGCAACGACCATATTGTGACATTACTGGACTGCCGGCTGCCTACACAGACCCAAAGACCCGGCTGAGGTATCATGATAAGGAGGTTTTCGGCGTTGTTAGGACACTTGGGCAAGGCGTGCCTGAGAATTACCTGGAGCTTAGGGCTGCACACGTTGTTCTGAAATAA